Proteins encoded by one window of Nocardia goodfellowii:
- a CDS encoding tyrosine-type recombinase/integrase, producing MATEWLAGHPSWEKSTRSRYKSIVEKHIRPQWGSVRLADLAHTEIQQWVTDQVDRGAAGGTVRKNLGVLSQICDHAVITRRIAVNPCSTIDRPKQRLGKRRYLSGVEVEQLAERAGSNWLAVMVLAYCGLRFAELAGLQTSAVNVQRRRLQIERMITEVDGVLVTKAPKDHQRRSVPFPAFLAEPLKQHLAGRRPEAEVFTSNRGAVLRVRNMWRDWWNDAAKAAGLAGLTPHELRHTAASLAVSQGASVLALQRMLGHDKPSTTLDFYADLFDDDLDDVAAKLDSARTKFATAYSLRTRPGSATVDLVKKSA from the coding sequence GTGGCTACCGAGTGGCTGGCTGGTCATCCGTCGTGGGAGAAGTCGACTCGATCGCGGTACAAGTCCATCGTGGAGAAGCACATTCGCCCGCAGTGGGGCAGTGTTCGCCTCGCCGATCTGGCGCACACTGAGATTCAGCAGTGGGTTACCGATCAGGTGGATCGGGGTGCGGCCGGCGGGACCGTGCGGAAGAACCTCGGGGTGCTCTCGCAGATCTGCGACCATGCGGTCATCACGCGTCGGATTGCGGTCAACCCGTGCAGCACCATCGATCGGCCGAAACAGCGTCTCGGCAAACGTCGCTATCTCTCGGGCGTGGAGGTGGAGCAGCTGGCCGAACGGGCCGGTAGCAACTGGCTGGCGGTGATGGTGCTCGCCTACTGCGGACTTCGATTCGCGGAGCTGGCCGGATTACAGACCTCGGCCGTGAATGTGCAGCGCCGACGTCTTCAGATCGAGCGAATGATCACCGAAGTCGACGGGGTGCTCGTCACAAAAGCACCGAAGGATCACCAGCGGCGCAGTGTGCCTTTCCCCGCGTTCCTGGCTGAGCCGCTGAAGCAGCATCTCGCGGGTCGCCGGCCTGAGGCAGAGGTCTTCACCTCCAACCGCGGTGCGGTGCTACGGGTCCGGAACATGTGGCGCGACTGGTGGAATGATGCAGCCAAGGCGGCTGGCCTCGCGGGGCTCACTCCGCACGAATTGCGGCACACCGCCGCCTCGCTCGCTGTCTCGCAAGGTGCCTCGGTGCTCGCACTCCAGCGGATGCTGGGTCACGACAAACCGAGTACGACTCTCGATTTCTACGCGGACCTGTTCGATGACGACCTGGACGATGTGGCGGCCAAGCTGGATTCCGCGCGTACCAAATTTGCTACTGCGTACTCGCTGCGTACCCGACCGGGTTCGGCGACTGTCGACCTGGTCAAGAAATCGGCCTGA
- a CDS encoding DUF1542 domain-containing protein produces MIWLLLLLVLVIVAILVIMRPKTPAPGLLGLELGDALAEARRENERLGGQVYNLVPSNNAAKQALAAAAEHHSAAGTQLERAETPAQARLAKLAAIEGLHYIRAARTAMDLDPGPAIPHLANQNRAGHVTEDRTADCNGRPLAASPHPSATTPYYYPGGMVAGRPVPGGWYSEPWWRTALLTGAWGVGSTVLFSSLFGGMAGVGYDAETFEQGFDDGSDIVGYDGGQYDYQSLEDNYSVPDDNRYGYDGADTAYDSDSPDAYSAFGSGRADAYFAYDSETTDSYPAYNRDPSDLDHADYDDNGYDNADLNGAGSDSGNPS; encoded by the coding sequence ATGATCTGGCTGCTACTTCTCCTGGTGCTCGTAATCGTCGCGATCCTCGTCATCATGCGGCCCAAAACCCCAGCCCCCGGCTTGCTCGGGCTCGAACTCGGCGACGCGCTCGCCGAGGCCCGGCGCGAAAACGAGCGACTCGGCGGCCAGGTCTACAATCTGGTCCCCAGCAATAACGCAGCAAAGCAAGCCCTAGCGGCTGCCGCGGAACACCACAGCGCCGCCGGCACCCAACTCGAGCGCGCCGAAACCCCCGCCCAAGCCCGCCTAGCCAAACTGGCCGCCATCGAAGGCCTGCACTACATCCGCGCCGCCCGCACCGCGATGGACCTCGACCCCGGCCCCGCCATCCCACACCTCGCCAACCAAAACCGAGCCGGACACGTCACCGAAGACCGAACCGCCGACTGCAACGGCCGCCCTCTCGCCGCCTCCCCCCACCCATCCGCCACCACGCCCTACTACTACCCGGGCGGCATGGTCGCCGGGCGCCCCGTTCCTGGGGGTTGGTACTCCGAACCGTGGTGGCGTACGGCTTTGCTCACCGGGGCCTGGGGCGTCGGGTCGACCGTCTTGTTCAGTTCGCTGTTCGGTGGCATGGCGGGTGTCGGTTATGACGCGGAGACCTTCGAGCAAGGTTTCGACGACGGTTCCGACATCGTCGGCTACGACGGTGGGCAATATGACTATCAGTCCCTCGAAGACAACTACTCCGTGCCCGACGACAACAGATACGGCTACGACGGGGCCGACACTGCCTACGACAGTGATAGCCCGGATGCCTACTCCGCCTTTGGCAGCGGCCGCGCGGATGCCTACTTCGCCTACGACAGCGAAACCACGGATTCTTACCCCGCCTACAACCGCGACCCCTCAGACCTCGACCACGCCGACTACGACGACAACGGCTACGACAACGCCGATCTCAACGGCGCCGGTTCCGACAGCGGCAACCCCTCCTGA